From a region of the Schistocerca nitens isolate TAMUIC-IGC-003100 chromosome 8, iqSchNite1.1, whole genome shotgun sequence genome:
- the LOC126198518 gene encoding brain tumor protein: MATPPPAASAVDVAPGAIPSPDAVNAISETPDAERLSLSSSCSSSSSSSPCVLCSDTHPLEQPTTLLGEKGTNSSAAWCARHKSEAVSLFCRTCLVVACAECVRVDHSGGSHEIERVSEAGPRQQEMVARTVLEGRSKAADIRATVKNIELAASRLQVQYHKAQNEIHETFQFYRSMIEERKQELLKELESIFSARHMSLGALGQRAQEAADRIINTCEFAERLAKHASLPETLMLRKVLDSRFATFSSYGQDATTTPVMTNCDLEFVSNYQAIQVGVRNTFGYVRSSAGSELPAVGPTKQPPIARPVNGTTVGSLTNGGINGLHHAPQQPTNGVLERPYSNGLAPSPSPFESNIISKRFSSANSLGPFGATVSGDINGLNGSNPYEKWSNGGSEGGSPFQNGCGSGDAYGLTSHDSVLELTSKLVSAAAFPPKSQIKRQKMIYHCKFGEFGVMEGQFTEPSGVAVNAQNDIIVADTNNHRIQIFDREGRFKFQFGECGKRDGQLLYPNRVAVVRTSGDIIVTERSPTHQIQIYNQYGQFVRKFGANILQHPRGVTVDGKGRIVVVECKVMRVIIFDQSGNVLQKFGCSKHLEFPNGVVVNDRQEIFISDNRAHCVKVFNYEGAYLRQIGGEGITNYPIGVGINSAGEILIADNHNNFNLTIFTQDGQLVSALESKVKHAQCFDVALMDDGSVVLASKDYRLYIYRYVQVPPIGL, translated from the exons CAACCAACAACACTTCTTGGTGAAAAGGGAACAAACAGTTCAGCTGCCTGGTGCGCTCGTCACAAGTCAGAAGCTGTGTCACTTTTCTGTCGCACGTGTCTTGTTGTGGCGTGTGCAGAGTGTGTACGTGTGGATCACAGTGGAGGTTCACATGAAATAGAGCGTGTTTCGGAAGCGGGTCCTAGACAACAAGAAATGGTGGCACGTACTGTTCTAGAGGGGCGTAGCAAAGCTGCAGACATAAGAGCTACTGTCAAAAATATAGAGCTAGCTGCCAGTCGACTACAG GTGCAGTACCATAAGGCTCAAAATGAGATACACGAAACATTCCAATTTTATCGCTCCATGATAGAAGAACGGAAGCAGGAACTTCTGAAGGAATTGGAGAGTATTTTCTCAGCTCGGCACATGTCTCTTGGAGCACTTGGACAGCGTGCACAAGAAGCTGCTGACAGAATTATCAACACTTGCGAATTTGCTGAGAGGTTAGCTAAACATGCATCTTTGCCAGAAACATTGATGCTTAGAAAGGTTCTTGATTCTCGGTTTGCCACATTCTCAAGCTATGGACAGGATGCTACTACTACACCAGTCATGACCAACTGTGACTTGGAGTTTGTCTCAAATTACCAGGCAATACAG GTTGGTGTTCGTAACACATTTGGATATGTGCGATCCAGTGCAGGGTCTGAGTTACCTGCAGTAGGCCCTACTAAACAACCACCTATAGCTCGTCCAGTGAATGGAACTACAGTTGGAAGTCTCACAAATGGTGGCATAAATGGGCTTCATCATGCTCCTCAACAACCTACCAATGGAGTATTAGAGAGGCCGTATTCGAATGGGCTGGCACCATCACCGTCACCATTTgagtcaaacataatttcaaaacgTTTCAGCAGTGCCAACAGTCTTGGGCCTTTTGGGGCAACTGTAAGTGGTGACATTAATGGATTAAATGGAAGCAATCCATACGAGAAATGGTCAAATGGTGGTTCGGAAGGAGGGAGTCCATTTCAGAATGGTTGTGGAAGTGGAGATGCATATGGCTTAACATCACATGACAGTGTACTTGAGCTCACATCCAAATTGGTTTCAGCTGCAGCATTTCCACCAAAGTCACAAATAAAGCGACAGAAGATGATATATCATTGTAAGTTTGGTGAATTTGGTGTAATGGAAGGCCAGTTTACAGAACCGAGTGGAGTTGCAGTAAATGCACAGAATGACATAATTGTAGCGGATACCAACAACCACCGCATACAGATATTTGACAGAGAAGGCCGATTCAAGTTCCAATTTGGTGAATGTGGAAAAAGAGATGGGCAGCTCTTGTATCCAAATCGTGTAGCTGTCGTTCGCACATCAGGTGATATTATCGTCACGGAGCGTTCACCAACTCATCAGATCCAAATCTACAACCAATATGGCCAGTTTGTGCGCAAATTTGGTGCCAACATTTTGCAGCACCCACGTGGTGTTACTGTTGATGGGAAAGGGCGTATTGTAGTTGTGGAATGCAAAGTTATGCGTGTTATCATCTTTGACCAGTCGGGCAACGTACTGCAGAAATTTGGTTGTTCTAAGCACTTGGAATTTCCAAATGGTGTTGTTGTTAATGATCGCCAGGAGATTTTTATAAGCGACAATCGTGCTCATTGTGTTAAAGTGTTCAATTATGAAGGTGCATACCTCAGGCAAATTGGTGGCGAAGGAATCACAAACTATCCCATTGGAGTTGGTATAAATTCTGCTGGTGAAATACTCATTGCAGACAATCATAACAATTTCAATTTAACAATCTTTACACAAGATGGACAGCTTGTATCTGCATTAGAGTCAAAAGTCAAACATGCGCAGTGCTTTGATGTTGCCCTCATGGATGATGGCTCTGTTGTCCTTGCAAGTAAGGATTACAGACTGTATATTTACCGTTATGTCCAAGTCCCTCCTATCGGCTTATGA